A genomic stretch from Empedobacter stercoris includes:
- a CDS encoding TonB-dependent receptor plug domain-containing protein gives MKNTLSILISTLPLLALSQNINNDSLIVKDSTEKLNEVVVTGTMKAIKKSDSPVPIEIYTTNFLKKNPTSSLFDAVQLINGVQPQLNCNVCNTGDIHINGMEGPYTMILIDGMPIVSSLSTVYGLSGIPNSLVERIEVVKGPASSLYGTEAMGGIINVITKSPKSAPKLSIDAFTTSWLETNLDGGYKYNLGEKVNSLFGFNYFKYGNKKDKNNDGFTDVTLQDRVTLFNKFDFERQENRTASVALRYLYEDRWGGETSWKRKLHRGGDEVYGESIMTNRFEAIGMYQLPLKEKIITQFSYNFHQQNSFYGSESYQGKQQVIFAQAYWNKIIGQHSLLLGSSFKYTYYDDNTRGTGEYDEHNNLIKNNPMNTPIPGVFLQDEWTLNAENKLLLGYRFDYDKTHKGIHSPRIAYKLSPSSYHTFRASFGTGFRVVNVFTEDHRALTGARQVVFENELKPEKSYNGNINYVFKLPTSFAALNFDFTTFYSYFTNKIIANTDTDETKIIYDNLNGHAISQGVSLNIDATFDFPLKITLGATYMDVYKNENGKKEVQYHAPKWSGNFLASYAFKKNLSVDLTANYNDKMKLPRVENDYRPEYSKPTFIANIQFTKSFKNNIEIYGGVKNLFNVLPKGDVIARWWDPFGEPGNGVTPPQGRNDVIFEPNDYSYTAMQGTRGFFGIRYNLK, from the coding sequence ATGAAAAATACTTTAAGCATCCTCATTTCAACTTTACCATTACTTGCACTCTCCCAAAACATAAATAATGATAGTTTAATAGTAAAAGATTCTACCGAAAAATTAAATGAAGTGGTAGTTACAGGCACTATGAAAGCTATAAAAAAATCTGATAGCCCCGTGCCTATTGAAATTTACACTACAAATTTTTTAAAAAAAAATCCAACCTCATCACTTTTTGATGCTGTACAATTAATCAATGGAGTTCAACCTCAACTCAATTGTAATGTATGCAATACTGGAGATATCCATATAAATGGAATGGAAGGCCCTTACACCATGATTTTAATAGACGGAATGCCTATTGTTTCTTCTCTATCTACAGTTTATGGATTGAGTGGAATTCCGAATTCTTTGGTTGAACGAATAGAAGTCGTAAAAGGGCCAGCATCTTCCCTTTATGGAACAGAAGCTATGGGAGGAATAATTAATGTGATTACAAAATCTCCGAAATCTGCTCCGAAATTATCTATAGATGCTTTTACAACTTCATGGTTAGAAACCAATCTTGATGGTGGATACAAATATAATTTAGGAGAAAAGGTAAATAGTTTATTTGGTTTTAATTACTTTAAATATGGAAATAAAAAAGATAAAAATAACGACGGATTTACGGATGTAACTCTACAAGATCGTGTCACTTTATTCAATAAATTTGATTTTGAACGTCAAGAAAATAGAACAGCATCAGTTGCTTTACGCTATTTATACGAAGATCGTTGGGGAGGTGAAACGAGCTGGAAACGTAAATTACATAGAGGAGGTGATGAAGTTTATGGCGAAAGTATTATGACAAATCGTTTTGAAGCGATCGGAATGTATCAATTACCTCTAAAAGAGAAAATAATAACTCAATTTTCGTATAATTTTCATCAACAGAATTCATTTTATGGTTCAGAATCTTATCAAGGAAAACAACAAGTTATTTTTGCTCAAGCTTATTGGAATAAAATAATTGGACAACATAGTTTACTTTTAGGATCTTCATTTAAATATACGTATTACGATGATAACACAAGAGGTACTGGAGAATATGATGAACATAATAATCTAATCAAGAACAATCCAATGAATACTCCTATTCCTGGTGTTTTTCTACAAGACGAATGGACTTTGAATGCTGAAAATAAACTATTACTTGGTTATCGATTTGATTACGATAAAACACATAAAGGAATACATTCTCCAAGAATTGCATACAAACTTTCACCTTCATCTTATCATACTTTTAGAGCTAGTTTTGGTACGGGATTTCGTGTTGTAAATGTTTTCACAGAAGATCATCGTGCATTAACTGGCGCTAGACAAGTAGTTTTTGAAAATGAATTAAAACCTGAAAAATCATATAATGGTAATATTAATTATGTATTCAAATTACCTACTTCTTTTGCAGCATTAAACTTTGATTTCACGACATTCTATTCTTATTTCACAAATAAAATTATTGCGAACACAGACACAGATGAAACAAAGATTATCTACGACAATTTAAACGGACACGCAATTTCTCAAGGGGTATCTTTGAACATAGATGCAACATTTGATTTTCCGCTAAAAATAACGCTTGGCGCAACCTATATGGATGTGTACAAAAACGAAAATGGAAAAAAAGAAGTACAATATCATGCTCCAAAATGGTCTGGAAATTTCTTAGCAAGTTATGCATTCAAAAAAAATTTAAGTGTTGATTTAACCGCCAATTATAATGACAAAATGAAATTACCTCGTGTGGAAAATGATTATCGTCCAGAATATTCAAAACCAACTTTTATAGCAAATATTCAATTTACCAAATCATTTAAAAACAATATTGAAATCTATGGTGGCGTAAAAAATCTTTTTAATGTCTTACCAAAAGGTGATGTCATTGCTCGTTGGTGGGATCCTTTTGGAGAACCGGGAAATGGCGTAACACCTCCACAAGGTAGGAATGATGTTATTTTTGAACCAAATGATTACAGTTATACAGCAATGCAGGGTACTCGTGGTTTTTTCGGAATTCGTTATAACTTAAAATAA
- a CDS encoding IS3 family transposase: MEQKETISFSCELFGVDRQVYYRHLKRRAKRQQNAQQVVDWVAELRMIHPKMGGKKLYFLLKEKLENLRIGRDKFFDFLRANHLLIIPKRSYHKTTNSYHRFKKHKNLIKDYQCRKPNNVWVSDITYLGNRENPAYLSLITDAYSKKIVGFDVSDSLATASCLNALKMALKKENPKSLIHHSDRGLQYCSDDYQKLLKKHKIRCSMTQESDPYENAIAERINGILKQEYDIDKFNVDLNTRKILVKQTVEIYNELRPHLSNYYLTPMQMHQQQDLIPKSYKKKNSTNTNICTV; the protein is encoded by the coding sequence ATGGAACAAAAAGAAACCATAAGTTTCTCCTGTGAATTGTTCGGGGTTGACCGACAGGTTTATTATCGTCATTTGAAACGAAGAGCAAAGCGGCAACAAAATGCACAGCAGGTTGTGGATTGGGTAGCAGAGCTGCGAATGATTCATCCAAAAATGGGTGGAAAGAAACTGTATTTTCTTTTGAAAGAGAAACTTGAAAATTTAAGAATTGGCAGAGACAAATTCTTTGACTTCTTAAGGGCTAACCATTTGTTAATCATTCCCAAAAGAAGTTATCACAAAACTACCAATTCGTATCATCGTTTTAAGAAACATAAAAATTTAATTAAAGATTATCAATGCAGAAAACCAAATAATGTATGGGTGTCGGATATCACCTACTTGGGAAACAGAGAAAACCCAGCCTATTTAAGCTTGATAACCGATGCTTATTCTAAGAAAATCGTAGGCTTTGATGTGTCGGATTCTTTGGCTACAGCATCTTGTTTAAATGCTTTAAAAATGGCATTGAAAAAAGAAAACCCGAAGAGTCTTATTCATCACTCGGACAGAGGTTTACAATATTGTTCCGATGATTATCAAAAGCTATTGAAAAAGCATAAAATCCGTTGTAGTATGACACAAGAATCAGATCCTTATGAGAATGCCATAGCCGAAAGAATCAATGGAATTTTAAAACAGGAATATGATATTGATAAATTTAATGTAGATTTGAATACAAGAAAGATTTTGGTCAAACAAACCGTAGAGATTTATAATGAGTTAAGACCGCATTTGTCAAACTATTATTTAACACCGATGCAAATGCACCAGCAACAAGATTTAATACCAAAATCGTACAAAAAGAAAAACAGTACAAATACGAATATATGTACTGTTTAA
- a CDS encoding helix-turn-helix domain-containing protein, with protein sequence MEERSNYVKRTQRDYSMSFKLNVVKEIESGELSTVGACRKYGIQARSTVMSWLRKFGTFDWENQTPSNMPKSPEQKIMELEAQVKLLQKQKAFLEKQAYVADKKAIIFDMMINLAEEEYQIDIRKNSPPELSTLSEWNKKKP encoded by the coding sequence ATGGAAGAAAGAAGCAATTATGTCAAACGTACTCAGCGCGATTACAGTATGTCTTTTAAGTTGAATGTTGTAAAAGAAATTGAGTCTGGGGAATTATCTACTGTGGGCGCTTGCCGTAAGTATGGCATCCAAGCCCGAAGTACAGTTATGAGTTGGCTCAGAAAATTTGGTACCTTTGATTGGGAGAACCAAACACCCTCGAATATGCCAAAGTCACCAGAACAAAAGATCATGGAGCTTGAAGCCCAAGTAAAGCTTTTGCAAAAGCAGAAGGCTTTCCTTGAGAAACAAGCTTATGTGGCTGATAAAAAAGCCATTATTTTCGATATGATGATTAACCTTGCCGAAGAGGAATATCAAATTGATATACGAAAAAACTCACCACCCGAACTATCGACTCTTTCCGAATGGAACAAAAAGAAACCATAA
- a CDS encoding homoserine dehydrogenase codes for MKKINIGLFGFGVVGEGIYKVLEEKPQLNAAIKKIVIKDDSKTRNAPAELFSTNAEDILNDDEINVVVELISDADAAYDIIKKAFVNGKHVVSANKKLIADHHKELLELQEQNNVSFLYEASVCGSVPIIRNLEEYFDNDLLNYVSGIVNGTTNYILTKMANENESYQDALKAAQESGFAEADPTADVEGFDAASKLSIITLHAFGKKIEVEAIIRKGITALKVEDFKYANEKNYTIKLIANSKINHQTGEITSTVLPTFVELNKTIALVNNEYNGVLIGSSLSDEQFLYGKGAGRFPTSSAVLSDISALKYDYKYSIRKYENQHEGIFNQNGKKRVYIGFENQTDDVSSFFEEIEERYQSKNYNHIVGVIDIEKLKQKEIIENTNLSIIAFE; via the coding sequence ATGAAAAAAATAAATATCGGATTATTCGGATTTGGCGTAGTAGGAGAGGGGATTTATAAGGTTTTAGAAGAGAAACCACAATTAAATGCAGCGATTAAAAAAATTGTAATTAAAGATGATTCAAAAACACGAAATGCACCAGCTGAATTATTTTCAACAAATGCAGAAGATATTTTAAATGATGATGAAATAAATGTTGTGGTAGAATTGATTTCTGATGCAGATGCAGCTTATGATATCATCAAAAAAGCTTTTGTTAATGGGAAACATGTCGTAAGTGCCAATAAAAAATTGATTGCTGACCATCACAAAGAATTATTAGAATTACAAGAACAAAACAATGTTTCTTTCCTTTATGAAGCCTCTGTTTGTGGTTCTGTACCAATTATTCGAAATTTAGAAGAATATTTCGATAATGATTTATTGAATTATGTTTCTGGAATCGTGAATGGAACAACAAATTACATCTTGACTAAAATGGCGAATGAAAATGAATCGTATCAAGATGCTTTGAAAGCAGCACAAGAAAGTGGTTTTGCTGAAGCTGATCCAACGGCAGATGTGGAAGGTTTTGATGCAGCGAGTAAATTGTCGATTATTACATTACATGCTTTTGGTAAAAAAATTGAAGTAGAAGCTATTATTCGTAAAGGGATTACTGCTTTGAAAGTTGAAGATTTTAAATATGCGAACGAAAAAAATTACACAATTAAGCTAATTGCGAATTCAAAAATAAATCATCAAACAGGAGAAATTACGTCTACAGTTTTACCAACTTTTGTTGAGCTTAATAAAACGATTGCTTTAGTAAATAATGAATACAATGGTGTATTGATCGGAAGTTCGCTTTCCGATGAGCAGTTTTTATATGGAAAAGGAGCTGGGCGTTTCCCTACATCTTCAGCGGTTTTGAGTGATATTTCTGCGTTGAAATATGACTATAAATATTCGATTCGAAAATATGAAAATCAACACGAGGGTATTTTTAATCAAAATGGGAAAAAACGTGTTTACATTGGATTTGAAAACCAAACAGATGATGTTTCAAGTTTTTTTGAGGAAATAGAAGAACGTTATCAGAGTAAAAATTACAACCATATAGTTGGTGTAATTGATATTGAGAAGCTTAAACAAAAAGAAATTATAGAAAATACAAATCTTTCAATAATTGCTTTTGAGTAA
- a CDS encoding homocysteine S-methyltransferase family protein — MKLNDILKERIVILDGAMGTMIQKHNLQEEDYRGERFRNFHTSLKGNNDLLVLTQPQIIKDIHREYLAAGADLIETNTFNANIISMIDYDMVDLVDELNSEAVRLAKEACAEYSTPDKPRFVVGSLGPTNKTASISPQVNDPSYRDIDFDTLANVYFRQAKTMLEAGVDVLLVETIFDTLNAKAAFYGIQDAIEKTGINVPLMASGTITDKSGRTLSGQTTEAFLISLEHIDLLSVGLNCALGATDLIPYLEVLAEKAPFYVSAYPNAGLPNAFGGYDETAEMMREHIRPFLDKKLVNIIGGCCGTTPDHIKLMADLAKEYEPRKINVACQA; from the coding sequence ATGAAATTAAACGATATACTAAAAGAACGTATTGTTATTTTAGATGGTGCTATGGGAACAATGATCCAAAAGCACAATTTGCAAGAGGAAGATTACAGAGGAGAAAGATTCAGAAATTTCCATACATCTTTAAAAGGAAATAACGATTTATTGGTGTTAACACAACCACAAATTATCAAAGATATTCATAGAGAGTATTTAGCTGCTGGCGCAGATTTAATTGAAACAAATACATTTAATGCGAATATCATTTCGATGATTGATTATGATATGGTTGATTTAGTTGATGAATTAAATTCGGAAGCCGTTCGTTTAGCGAAAGAAGCTTGTGCGGAATATTCTACTCCAGACAAACCTCGATTTGTTGTTGGTTCTTTAGGTCCTACAAATAAAACAGCATCGATTTCACCTCAAGTGAATGACCCAAGTTACCGTGACATCGATTTTGACACTTTAGCTAATGTTTATTTTCGACAAGCTAAAACAATGTTAGAAGCAGGTGTTGATGTATTGTTAGTTGAAACTATTTTTGATACCCTAAATGCTAAAGCAGCATTTTATGGAATTCAAGATGCGATCGAAAAAACTGGAATCAACGTTCCATTAATGGCTTCAGGTACGATAACAGATAAATCTGGACGCACACTTTCTGGACAAACAACTGAGGCATTCCTTATTTCTTTAGAACATATTGATTTACTTTCAGTTGGTTTAAATTGTGCGTTAGGTGCTACAGATTTAATTCCATACTTAGAAGTTTTAGCAGAAAAAGCTCCTTTTTATGTAAGTGCATATCCAAATGCAGGTTTACCTAATGCTTTTGGTGGATATGACGAAACAGCAGAAATGATGCGTGAACATATTCGTCCATTTTTAGACAAGAAATTGGTCAATATTATTGGTGGTTGTTGCGGAACAACACCAGATCATATCAAATTAATGGCAGATTTAGCAAAAGAATACGAACCTCGAAAAATCAATGTTGCATGTCAAGCGTAA